In the genome of Curtobacterium sp. MCLR17_036, the window GATCGCCGCCGACCTGCCCCGGGCGTCGACGACGGTGGTCGAGGTCCCGGCGGGTGCCGGCGACCGGCTCGAGACCGCCGTCGCCCGCTACACCGCCGTCCTCGGCGTCGCCGAGCGCGTCGCCGAGGAGACGAGCGTCGCCTCCGAGCCCGTCCTCGTGGTCGGGGGCGACGGCGCGAGCGTGCTCGGCGCCACCGTCGCGCTCGACGCCGACACCGCGTTCGTCCGCATCGCCGGGTCGAGCGGCTACCGCCCGCTGAACCGCGCCCAGCCGGTCGCCGCCGAGACCGCGGTCCTGCGGCTCCTCGTCGACCGACCGGACGACCTGTTCCCCGGCCTGCCCCGCCCGTCGGCCGGCTCCGTCGTGCTCGCCGGCGTCCGCGGCCTCGAGGACGCCGAACGCTCCGCCCTCGACCGGGCCGGCATCGCCCACCTCGACGTCGACGCGGCGACGCCCGACGCCCTCGGCGCGGCGGTCGACGCCACCGGCGCGTCGTCGGTGTTCGTGCACGTGGACCTCGACGTCTTGGACCCGTCCGAGATCGACGGGCTGCTCGAACCCGTCCCCTTCGGTCTCGACGGTGCGGGCCTCGTCGAACGCATCCAGGCCGCCACCCGCGGACGCCGACTCGCCGGTGCCGCGCTGACCGGCTTCGCGCCGGTCGACCCGGACCGCGCGGTCGACGACCTCGGCGTGATCCTGCGCGTCGTGGGCGCCCTGACGAGCGCGGCGCGGATCGGCTGACCGCCCCGGGCCGTCCCATGCCGCCCCGCGTACGCTCGGCGGCATGACGGACTACGACCTCATCGTGATCGGCGCCGGCGCAGTCGGCGAGAACGTGGCGGACTACGCCCACAAGCGCGGCCTGTCGGTCGCCGTCGTCGAGGCGGAACTCGTCGGCGGGGAGTGCTCCTACTGGGCGTGCATGCCGTCCAAGGCCCTGCTCCGGAGCGGACACGCCCTCGCCGCCGCGAAGCGCCTCGACGGTGCCGCACAGGCGGTCACCGGCACGCTCGACGCGGCGCACGTGCTCGCCCGCCGCAACTCCTTCACCTCGGACTGGAAGGACGACTCCCAGGTGTCCTGGCTCGAGTCGGCCGGCATCGCCCTGATCCGCGGCCACGCCCGCATCACCGGCCCGAAGACCATCGAGGTCGCCGGCGAGACGCACACCGCCCGCGCGGCCGTCGCCGTCGTCACCGGCTCCCTGCACGCGCTGCCGGACGTGCCCGGCCTCGCCGATGCGAAGCCGTGGGGCACGCGTGAGGGCACGAGCGCACAGCAGGTCCCGGAGAGCCTGCTCGTCATCGGTGGCGGCGTCGCCGGTTCCGAGCTCGCCACCGCCTGGGCGTCGCTCGGCGCGAAGGTCACGCTCGTGGCACGCGGCGGCCTGCTCGGCGGCATGGAGCCGTTCGCCGGCGAGCTCGTCGGCGACGCCCTGCGCGAGCTCGGCGTCGACGTCCGCACCGGCGTCAGCCCCGTCCGCGTCGACCGTGACGAGCACGGCCTCGTGACGACCACGCTCGACGACGGCACGACGGTCATCACCAGCGAGGTCCTCGCCGCGACCGGACGCTCGCCGCACACCGCCGAACTCGGGCTCGAGTCGGTCGGACTCACCGCGGGCGACTGGCTCGAGGTCGACGACACCATGCTCGTGCACGGCACCGACTGGCTCTACGCCGTCGGCGACGCCAACCACCGCGCGCTCCTGACGCACCAGGGCAAGTACCAGGCCCGTGCCGCCGGCGAGGCCATCGCCGCGCGCTTCCAGGGCACCACGCTGCAGACCGAGCCGT includes:
- a CDS encoding arginase family protein, encoding MHFLVVGQWQGSASSRAMRLGDGASAIAADLPRASTTVVEVPAGAGDRLETAVARYTAVLGVAERVAEETSVASEPVLVVGGDGASVLGATVALDADTAFVRIAGSSGYRPLNRAQPVAAETAVLRLLVDRPDDLFPGLPRPSAGSVVLAGVRGLEDAERSALDRAGIAHLDVDAATPDALGAAVDATGASSVFVHVDLDVLDPSEIDGLLEPVPFGLDGAGLVERIQAATRGRRLAGAALTGFAPVDPDRAVDDLGVILRVVGALTSAARIG
- a CDS encoding NAD(P)/FAD-dependent oxidoreductase, which gives rise to MTDYDLIVIGAGAVGENVADYAHKRGLSVAVVEAELVGGECSYWACMPSKALLRSGHALAAAKRLDGAAQAVTGTLDAAHVLARRNSFTSDWKDDSQVSWLESAGIALIRGHARITGPKTIEVAGETHTARAAVAVVTGSLHALPDVPGLADAKPWGTREGTSAQQVPESLLVIGGGVAGSELATAWASLGAKVTLVARGGLLGGMEPFAGELVGDALRELGVDVRTGVSPVRVDRDEHGLVTTTLDDGTTVITSEVLAATGRSPHTAELGLESVGLTAGDWLEVDDTMLVHGTDWLYAVGDANHRALLTHQGKYQARAAGEAIAARFQGTTLQTEPWGAHVATADHAAVPQVTFTDPEVASVGLTERAAREQGLNVRAVEYDLGSVAGSALQADGYTGRAKMVVDEDRGVVVGVTFVGQDVAEMLHAATVAVVGEVPVARLWHAVPAYPTMNEIWLRLLETYGRPV